One part of the Streptomyces lydicus genome encodes these proteins:
- a CDS encoding GMC family oxidoreductase — MTETTSAEGAARRRYDAIIVGAGWAGSALAKRLGAQGWHVLVLEAGNGGTETWPGYLDSLSTYYAAVAKVPNSAYRRNKAAPSPDVLDLAPVRDPRPGSPEFTANGYFVQDGRLPYGTDYLRELGGAAMHWLGAVPRMLPDDFATASDYGYGRDWPFTAEELQPWYAEAERELGVAGNAEEQKDLGVVTDSAYEYPMHHIPQSYLDERCRTLDGAKVNDSVADEDYALKMYGLPQARNSTPNPAYPTPYRIQGAVGIPNYGERCVGNASCVPICPVQAKSHPLRLQAAWPGTVTLATRCVVTRVRKGRDAYVSGVEYRTYTDPASPVSRSYVAEADVVVLAAHAIENARLLLFSELATGSGQVGRNLMDHPTILNWALTPEAKGPIGPFRGPGHTSGWEVFRSGAGRIDRAPFRIEIGNWGWGWATGAPLSNVATALGLGGTADGGVRDEGVYGPELRRLLGSSIGRQLQLQIAVEQSADGNNRVTIDPARYRDAMGNPRPVLTYDLDEHVRKGLYAARLVARQIFGLLGATDYTDHAPRDGVPPLGHFVHSGTHLAYSGAGHGAGTHLMGTDRTTSVVDRDQRTHDHPNLYAVGCGSMPSVGTSNPTLTMMALALRSAAEIHKDLTAAHRPARLRGPQHEEVPA, encoded by the coding sequence GTGACCGAGACCACCTCCGCGGAGGGCGCCGCCCGCCGCCGCTACGACGCGATCATCGTCGGCGCCGGCTGGGCCGGCAGCGCCCTCGCCAAACGCCTCGGCGCCCAGGGCTGGCACGTCCTCGTCCTGGAAGCCGGCAACGGCGGCACCGAGACCTGGCCCGGCTATCTGGACTCGCTCTCGACCTACTACGCGGCGGTGGCCAAGGTCCCCAACTCCGCCTACCGCCGCAACAAGGCCGCGCCCTCCCCCGACGTGCTCGACCTCGCGCCGGTCCGCGACCCCCGGCCCGGCAGCCCCGAGTTCACCGCCAACGGCTACTTCGTCCAGGACGGCCGCCTCCCGTACGGCACCGACTACCTGCGCGAACTCGGCGGCGCCGCCATGCACTGGCTGGGCGCCGTCCCCCGCATGCTGCCCGACGACTTCGCCACCGCGTCCGACTACGGCTACGGCCGCGACTGGCCGTTCACCGCCGAGGAACTCCAGCCCTGGTACGCCGAGGCCGAACGGGAACTCGGCGTCGCCGGCAACGCCGAGGAGCAGAAGGACCTCGGCGTCGTCACCGACAGCGCCTACGAGTACCCCATGCACCACATCCCGCAGAGCTACCTCGACGAGCGCTGCCGGACGCTGGACGGCGCGAAGGTCAACGACAGCGTCGCCGACGAGGACTACGCGCTGAAGATGTACGGCCTCCCGCAGGCCCGCAACTCCACCCCCAACCCCGCCTACCCGACGCCCTACCGCATCCAGGGGGCCGTCGGCATCCCCAACTACGGCGAGCGCTGCGTCGGCAACGCCAGCTGCGTCCCGATCTGCCCCGTACAGGCCAAGTCGCACCCGCTGCGCCTCCAGGCCGCCTGGCCCGGCACCGTCACCCTCGCCACCCGCTGCGTGGTCACCCGGGTCCGCAAGGGCCGCGACGCGTACGTCTCCGGCGTCGAGTACCGCACCTACACCGACCCCGCCTCACCGGTCAGCCGCTCGTACGTCGCCGAGGCCGACGTCGTCGTCCTCGCCGCGCACGCCATCGAGAACGCCCGACTGCTGCTCTTCTCCGAGCTGGCCACCGGCAGCGGCCAGGTCGGCCGCAACCTGATGGACCACCCGACGATCCTCAACTGGGCGCTCACCCCCGAGGCCAAGGGGCCGATCGGGCCGTTCCGCGGCCCGGGGCACACCTCCGGCTGGGAGGTCTTCCGCAGCGGCGCCGGCCGCATCGATCGCGCCCCGTTCCGCATCGAGATCGGCAACTGGGGCTGGGGGTGGGCGACCGGCGCCCCGCTGAGCAATGTCGCCACCGCACTGGGCCTCGGCGGCACCGCGGACGGCGGCGTACGGGACGAGGGCGTCTACGGGCCCGAGCTGCGCCGGCTGCTCGGCTCCTCCATCGGCCGCCAGCTGCAACTGCAGATCGCCGTCGAGCAGTCCGCCGACGGGAACAACCGCGTCACCATCGACCCGGCCCGCTACCGCGACGCCATGGGCAACCCCCGCCCCGTCCTCACCTACGACCTCGACGAACACGTCCGCAAGGGCCTGTACGCGGCCCGGCTCGTGGCCCGGCAGATCTTCGGCCTCCTGGGGGCGACGGACTACACCGACCACGCCCCGCGGGACGGCGTCCCGCCGCTGGGCCACTTCGTCCACAGCGGCACCCACCTCGCCTACAGCGGCGCGGGCCACGGCGCCGGCACCCACCTCATGGGCACCGACCGGACGACGTCCGTGGTGGACCGCGACCAGCGCACCCACGACCACCCCAACCTCTACGCGGTCGGCTGCGGCAGCATGCCGTCGGTCGGCACCAGCAACCCCACCCTCACGATGATGGCGCTCGCCCTGCGCAGCGCCGCCGAGATCCACAAGGACCTCACCGCCGCCCACCGCCCGGCCCGGCTCCGCGGCCCGCAGCACGAGGAGGTCCCGGCGTGA
- a CDS encoding ferritin-like domain-containing protein, protein MITAMALHARGFGIPKTVEELREYLQAALEVEHLTLPVYMTGLYSIRPGTNRTAHFAIRSVLMEEMLHMTLAANLLNAVGGRPEVGRKEFVAEYPARLPFSSPRLPAIGLQHFSPAALKTFLLIERPRKMAPHPAPGEGWTSIGQFYDSVRRGLEHLVEQHGEAAVFTGLPGRQVGPEDFYNSGGEVFAVRDLKSAQLAIRVISDQGEGTDGTIWDSDDLIFGEERQLAHYFRFNEIYTGRSYGPHDTPDAPPSGPLLDVTWDDAYPIHGDSKVADYKKYEQTSAVHGHAVAFNTRYAALLSYLQSAFDGRPRAMALAVPTMLELRDRSEQLYRNPHPDPELAARGVFASPTFELARSQFEAVRETVDENLRLAGLEAGEPIDLSPTS, encoded by the coding sequence GTGATCACCGCGATGGCCCTGCACGCGCGGGGATTCGGCATCCCGAAGACGGTCGAGGAGCTGCGGGAGTACCTCCAGGCCGCCCTGGAGGTGGAACACCTCACCCTCCCCGTCTACATGACCGGCTTGTACTCCATCCGTCCCGGCACCAACCGCACCGCCCACTTCGCCATCCGCAGTGTCCTGATGGAGGAGATGCTCCACATGACGCTGGCCGCCAACCTCCTCAACGCGGTCGGCGGCAGGCCCGAGGTGGGCCGCAAGGAGTTCGTCGCCGAGTACCCCGCGCGCCTGCCGTTCAGCAGCCCCCGGCTGCCGGCCATCGGCCTGCAGCACTTCTCACCCGCGGCACTGAAGACGTTCCTGCTCATCGAACGCCCCCGCAAGATGGCCCCGCACCCGGCGCCCGGCGAGGGCTGGACCTCCATCGGGCAGTTCTACGACTCCGTCCGGCGGGGCCTGGAGCACCTCGTCGAGCAGCACGGCGAGGCCGCGGTCTTCACTGGCCTACCCGGACGCCAGGTGGGCCCCGAGGACTTCTACAACTCCGGCGGCGAGGTCTTCGCCGTCCGCGACCTGAAGTCCGCGCAGCTGGCGATCCGCGTGATCAGCGACCAGGGCGAGGGCACCGACGGCACGATCTGGGACAGCGACGACCTGATCTTCGGCGAGGAGCGCCAGCTCGCGCACTACTTCCGCTTCAACGAGATCTACACCGGCCGCAGTTACGGCCCGCACGACACCCCGGACGCCCCGCCCAGCGGCCCGCTGCTGGACGTCACCTGGGACGACGCGTACCCGATCCACGGCGACTCCAAGGTCGCCGACTACAAGAAGTACGAGCAGACCAGCGCGGTCCACGGGCACGCCGTCGCCTTCAACACCCGTTACGCGGCACTGCTCAGCTACCTCCAGTCCGCCTTCGACGGCCGGCCGCGGGCGATGGCCCTGGCCGTCCCGACGATGCTGGAGCTGCGCGACCGCTCCGAGCAGCTGTACCGCAATCCGCACCCCGACCCGGAGCTCGCGGCCCGGGGCGTCTTCGCCAGTCCGACCTTCGAGCTGGCGCGGTCGCAGTTCGAGGCGGTGCGCGAGACGGTCGACGAGAACCTCCGGCTCGCCGGTCTGGAGGCCGGCGAGCCGATCGACCTGTCCCCGACCTCGTGA
- the nadA gene encoding quinolinate synthase NadA, protein MRVVTTAQPLDVQPTPLALLLLGREADPRSERGVECPGDLPAPSDPDLVERARAAKAKLGDKVFILGHHYQRDEVIEFADVTGDSFKLARDAAARPDAEYIVFCGVHFMAESADILTGDGQQVILPDLAAGCSMADMATAEQVAECWDVLTEAGIADRVVPVSYMNSSADIKAFTGRHGGTICTSSNAKRALDWAFEQRPAGDAKVLFLPDQHLGRNTAVRDMGMSLDDCVVYNPHKPNGGLTAEQLRDARMILWRGHCSVHGRFSLDSVNDVRARIPDVNVLVHPECKHEVVAAADHVGSTEYIIKALEAAPRGSKWAIGTELNLVRRLANRFAAEDKEIVFLDKTVCFCSTMNRIDLPHLVWTLESLAAGKVVNRIEVDKETEHFAKLALERMLALP, encoded by the coding sequence GTGCGTGTTGTGACCACCGCCCAGCCCCTGGACGTCCAGCCGACCCCGCTGGCGCTGCTCCTCCTCGGCCGCGAGGCCGACCCCAGGAGCGAGCGCGGCGTGGAGTGCCCCGGCGACCTGCCGGCCCCGTCGGACCCCGACCTCGTCGAGCGGGCCCGCGCGGCCAAGGCGAAGCTCGGGGACAAGGTCTTCATCCTGGGGCACCACTACCAGCGTGACGAGGTCATCGAGTTCGCCGATGTCACCGGCGACTCCTTCAAGCTCGCGCGGGACGCCGCCGCCCGCCCGGACGCGGAGTACATCGTCTTCTGCGGCGTGCACTTCATGGCCGAGTCCGCCGACATCCTCACCGGCGACGGCCAGCAGGTGATCCTCCCCGACCTCGCCGCCGGCTGCTCGATGGCCGACATGGCGACCGCCGAGCAGGTCGCCGAGTGCTGGGACGTGCTCACCGAGGCCGGCATAGCCGACCGGGTCGTGCCGGTCTCGTACATGAACTCCTCGGCCGACATCAAGGCGTTCACCGGCCGGCACGGCGGCACGATCTGCACCTCCTCCAACGCCAAGCGCGCGCTGGACTGGGCCTTCGAGCAGCGGCCGGCCGGCGACGCGAAGGTGCTGTTCCTGCCCGACCAGCACCTGGGTCGCAACACCGCCGTCCGCGACATGGGCATGTCCCTGGACGACTGCGTGGTCTACAACCCGCACAAGCCGAACGGCGGCCTGACTGCCGAGCAGCTGCGGGACGCCCGCATGATCCTCTGGCGCGGGCACTGCTCGGTGCACGGCCGCTTCTCGCTGGACTCGGTGAACGACGTCCGCGCGCGCATCCCGGACGTGAACGTCCTGGTCCACCCCGAGTGCAAGCACGAGGTCGTGGCGGCGGCGGATCACGTCGGCTCGACGGAGTACATCATCAAGGCCCTGGAGGCCGCCCCGCGCGGTTCGAAGTGGGCCATCGGCACGGAGCTGAACCTCGTCCGCCGGCTGGCGAACCGCTTCGCGGCGGAGGACAAGGAGATCGTCTTCCTCGACAAGACGGTCTGCTTCTGCTCGACGATGAACCGCATCGACCTCCCCCACCTGGTGTGGACGCTGGAGTCGCTGGCGGCCGGCAAGGTCGTCAACCGCATCGAGGTCGACAAGGAGACCGAGCACTTCGCGAAGCTCGCGCTGGAGCGGATGCTGGCGCTCCCGTAG